From the Bacillota bacterium genome, the window GTGCTTTATCCCAAATCGGTTCGATCGAGGCGGGCGGGATGGCCAGGTTGCCGCCGAGCAGGGGTTCCATGATGGCCACAGCGGTCCCTTTTTCGGCTGCATAGCGCAGGCCTGCTGTGCCGGCCTGGTTTTCTATATCCATGTAGTTATACTGGATCAGGCACATGGGCCAGGGGTAGGAGTCGATGATCTCCTTAAAGGTTTCAAGTTCGCCGTGGAAGGAGAATGCCGGGTAGCGGATACGTCCGTCGGCCATGGCTTTGTCAAACCATTCAATGATGCCGAGATCGCGAATCCTGGGCCAGTTATTTTTATTCATACTGTGCAGCAGGTAGAAATCAAGTTGATCCACCTGCAGTTTGCTCAGTTGTTCGTTCAGGTAAAGGTCAAAATCGGCGGCCGTTTCAACTTTCCAGACGGGCATTTTGGTAGCCAGTTTTACCTTTTCCCGGTATCCATCCTTTAATGCTTTGCCGACAACCAGTTCGCTGTCACCATCGTGATAGGCATAGGCTGTGTCGACGTAGTTTACGCCGTGGTCGATGGCATAGCGGATCATTTTAATCGCTTCCGGTTCGTCAACTTTGTGCTCTTTGACAGGAAGGCGCATGGCGCCGAAGCCGAGAGCGGATACTTTGAAATCGAGTTTACCGAATTTACGATATTGCATAATTGATTCTCCTTATAAGTTAATCACAAATTACTCAGAGTACTGTTGATTAACTTTTGTGGGTTGGTCCACTACCTTGTGGTGGAAAACCTTCATCATTTTAATTTCTTCAACTAAATGGTGATAAATTCCTGCAGGTATGCAGAAGGAACTTGTTGTTGGAAAAGTGAATAGTAATCTTTAAAGCCGATGAGCAGCTGCAAACTTTGGAGGAATGATGATGCCCGATTTACCCCAGACTATCCGGAGTGGTGAACTGAAGCTTGAAGGGGTAATTCAGATGCCGCCTGCCGGCGTAGAAAAGGCGCCGGCAGTTGTTCTCTGCCATCCTCATCCGCTGTACGGGGGGAATTTGCAGAACAATGTGGTGGTGGCGGTGAGCCAGACTCTGGTTAAGCGGGGGTTTATTACCCTGCGGTTTAATTTCAGGGGTGTCGGTTTAAGCGAGGGTGAATTTGATGACGGCCGGGGTGAAAAGGATGACCTGTGGGCTGCGGTGGAAACAGTGGCAGGATTGCCGGAAGTTGACCGGAACTACTTGGGGGTTATGGGTTATTCTTTTGGCGGTATGGTGGCCTTAGCTGCAGCAAAGAATATCGATCTGATCCGGGCTGTTGCTGCTGTATCACCCGTGCTGACCGCGGATTTGTTGAACGGTTTTAATAAACCATCTTATTTTATCTGCGGCACAATGGACCATGTTGTCCAGACTGAACTTTTGATCGGGGAGGCGGAAAAAATGACCCCTCCCGGAGAGGTTGAAATTGTGCAGGGAGTAGATCATTTCTGGTTCGGCCGCGAGGATATAATGGCTAAAAAGGTAGCTTCATTTTTCGAAAGGACTTTATAAAATAATTCTTTTCGAGCAACCGGGTTCAAAGTAATTTGGCATGGACCACAGGCAATAAGTTAATAAGAAAATAATCAGAGTACAGTTTGTTAACTTATCTGGGCCGGACGACTACATTGAGGATAGAACCTGCAAGTGGGGAAAATAGCGTTTGTAAAAACCCCGATCACGGGTTAGCAGAGTACCGGCAAGGGTAAAAGCATGACCGCCAATTAAAAAATCAGAAATGATATGCTGCCGGCAAGTGATTGTTTCTAGACATTTTGGGCAAGTGATGATCTCCCGGCTACCGCAGCCGGCGCACCGCAGTTCAGGCGTACGGTTATCTGTATAATCCCGCCAAGCCCTCGATGCTTCCCACAGAGCATCGGGTCCGGAACTAATCAAATTGATACCGGTACTCTGCAATAAATCAGTTAAAACTGCCCTATCATCAAATTGGCTGGCCAGCTCGCCGAATACCACTTCCGATATAATCAGGCTGTGGTTGCGGCCTGTTTTTTTAAGCAGATTCAGGGAGCTTTCCAGGTGTTTTTGATCGGGCAGCAGAATGTCAAAAAGTATATTTGTATCAATGGCCGCTGTCATTCTCCGCGCAATTCCCTTACAATTAAATCACTGCTTTTTGACTGTCCCAGTAAGCCTACAAAGTGGTCAAACCTGTTGATGTCAACTTCTTTTTCAATAGTATATTCTCCGGCTGTTTCTTTGATTAACAGGTAATCGCCTTTAGCGAGGCCAAGAGCTTCACGTAGCTGTTTGGGAACAGTAAGCTGCCCCTTAGCAGTTATTTTAACCCTATACA encodes:
- a CDS encoding CocE/NonD family hydrolase, translating into MPDLPQTIRSGELKLEGVIQMPPAGVEKAPAVVLCHPHPLYGGNLQNNVVVAVSQTLVKRGFITLRFNFRGVGLSEGEFDDGRGEKDDLWAAVETVAGLPEVDRNYLGVMGYSFGGMVALAAAKNIDLIRAVAAVSPVLTADLLNGFNKPSYFICGTMDHVVQTELLIGEAEKMTPPGEVEIVQGVDHFWFGREDIMAKKVASFFERTL
- a CDS encoding aldo/keto reductase; its protein translation is MQYRKFGKLDFKVSALGFGAMRLPVKEHKVDEPEAIKMIRYAIDHGVNYVDTAYAYHDGDSELVVGKALKDGYREKVKLATKMPVWKVETAADFDLYLNEQLSKLQVDQLDFYLLHSMNKNNWPRIRDLGIIEWFDKAMADGRIRYPAFSFHGELETFKEIIDSYPWPMCLIQYNYMDIENQAGTAGLRYAAEKGTAVAIMEPLLGGNLAIPPASIEPIWDKAQRKRNPVEWALQWLWNQPEVAVVLSGMSTLEQVKDNISYAGRSEIGVLTPAELAIFDEVRTRYEELTTIPCTDCGYCMPCPQNVDIPQNIANYNNGIMFDQYDTSRGKYKWWKHVYDSNGFLQQDIRAANCISCGECEEKCPQGIPISRWMPVIHEVFDQKKPFVKKLDEQE
- a CDS encoding AbrB/MazE/SpoVT family DNA-binding domain-containing protein, translating into MYRVKITAKGQLTVPKQLREALGLAKGDYLLIKETAGEYTIEKEVDINRFDHFVGLLGQSKSSDLIVRELRGE
- a CDS encoding PIN domain-containing protein, whose translation is MTAAIDTNILFDILLPDQKHLESSLNLLKKTGRNHSLIISEVVFGELASQFDDRAVLTDLLQSTGINLISSGPDALWEASRAWRDYTDNRTPELRCAGCGSREIITCPKCLETITCRQHIISDFLIGGHAFTLAGTLLTRDRGFYKRYFPHLQVLSSM